One Campylobacter massiliensis DNA window includes the following coding sequences:
- a CDS encoding PepSY-associated TM helix domain-containing protein, which translates to MPFLKKKKFWFNVHSILSLACIVPLLIVALSGAVISYHDEIIDLANSQKTFVERGEKELSAREILDIFKAKEPNFTLSYYKTNSDVNHALGVSGTNAKGEFKSYFVNQYTGEITGENFGDKFIGLMLNLHINLGFGLSENETLRLIGKHIVAVCSIALVILVISGLIIYYPSFKTKFMRAFTLKIKAKGYAFLYSLHGFAGVYLCLFLAFMSVTGLYWSYDWAAKLVNNALGEKEIFRKKSFTQVRGFSLEDEGKIANLEAAIDIFKRDRENYELFNVITQEDGENFMIFYFDKGLEEDDKVNTMTINAAKGQITRHARFDDAKSSMPRPFAIHKAVLSLHSGYFLGEIGKFIFCLASASVLFFVISGFWMSLKRLKR; encoded by the coding sequence ATGCCGTTTTTAAAGAAAAAGAAATTTTGGTTTAACGTCCATTCGATTTTAAGCCTAGCCTGTATTGTGCCGCTGCTTATCGTCGCTCTTAGCGGTGCGGTCATATCCTATCACGACGAGATTATCGACCTTGCAAACTCGCAAAAAACCTTCGTCGAACGAGGCGAAAAAGAGCTTAGCGCGAGAGAAATTTTAGATATTTTTAAAGCTAAGGAACCAAATTTTACGCTTAGCTACTACAAGACTAATTCTGACGTAAATCACGCTCTAGGCGTATCTGGCACGAATGCTAAAGGCGAGTTTAAGTCGTATTTCGTAAATCAATACACGGGCGAGATAACGGGTGAAAATTTCGGCGATAAATTTATCGGACTAATGCTAAATTTGCATATCAACTTAGGCTTTGGGCTTAGCGAAAACGAGACGCTACGGCTTATAGGCAAGCATATCGTTGCGGTTTGCTCTATCGCTTTGGTTATCTTGGTTATATCTGGATTGATAATCTATTATCCTAGTTTTAAAACTAAATTTATGCGCGCGTTTACTTTAAAAATAAAGGCCAAAGGCTATGCGTTTTTGTACAGCCTGCACGGATTTGCGGGCGTTTATCTTTGTTTATTTTTGGCTTTTATGAGCGTCACTGGGCTTTACTGGTCGTACGACTGGGCGGCAAAACTCGTAAATAACGCGCTTGGCGAAAAGGAAATTTTCAGAAAAAAGAGCTTTACGCAGGTGCGAGGATTTTCGCTGGAGGATGAGGGCAAGATAGCAAATTTAGAGGCCGCGATAGATATTTTTAAACGAGATAGAGAGAATTACGAGCTTTTTAACGTCATCACGCAAGAAGACGGCGAAAATTTTATGATATTTTACTTTGACAAAGGACTGGAAGAGGACGATAAGGTAAATACGATGACGATAAACGCCGCCAAGGGGCAAATTACTAGGCATGCGAGGTTTGACGACGCCAAAAGCTCGATGCCCAGGCCTTTTGCGATTCATAAAGCGGTTTTAAGCTTGCATTCGGGATATTTTTTGGGCGAGATCGGTAAATTTATATTTTGTTTAGCTTCGGCATCGGTTTTGTTTTTCGTTATAAGCGGCTTTTGGATGAGCTTAAAACGGCTCAAAAGATAA